Below is a genomic region from Candidatus Neomarinimicrobiota bacterium.
GTAACCCTACCCTATGAACCGGCTGTGGTACTCAATTACTGGTTATTTTTTATTTTATGTTTCAGTTTGGTGCGATTTAGTAGTAGATCATTACAGAAAGCCATGATAAGAAAAGGGATTGGGCTAGAAAAAATGATCATTGTTGGTCATAATCCGAGAGGAGAAAAAGTTGCCAGAGATATTGAAAAACATCCTGATTTTGGGTATGATTTGGTTGGCTTTGTACAGATTAAGGAAGAAGAAAATACAGATGAATTCGGGAACGTTCTTGGAACCGATGCTGACCTAAAAAATATTATAGTCAAAAATCAAATTGCTCATGTTGTTTTAGCGCCTGAAAAATCCGATCATTTTAGGTTGATGTCTCTTTTAACGCAGGCAAATGGCGTACCGACATCCATTAAAATTGTACCTGATCTTTACGAAGCCATTAGTGGAATGGCCCGAACGCAGCAATTATATGGTCTCCCATTAATTCAAGTTAATCCTGAACTGGAGACTTTATACAATCGACATGGGAAACGTCTCTTAGATCTTCTTATGGCCATACCAGCTTTTCTTTTATTTCTTCCCGCTTGGGTTGGTATCAGTATGGCTATTGCTTTTGATAGCAAAGGCACTATATTATATAAACAGGTGCGGGTTGGTAAAAAGCAAAAACTTTTTACTATTTATAAATTTAGATCTATGGTTCAGGACGCTGAAACAGAAACGGGTCCTGTGTGGGCTATGGAAGGTGACAACCGGATTACAACGGTCGGTCGGTGGCTCCGTAGATTTCGTTTTGACGAAATCCCTCAGCTCATCAATGTGATTAAAGGGGAAATGAGTTTGGTTGGACCTCGACCGGAAAGACCATCCATTATAGAACGATTAATTTTGGAATATCCTTTTTATTACCGGCGTCATTCTGTGCGTCCGGGTATCACTGGTTGGGCTCAGATAAAACATCCTTACGACCAGCGTATTGAGGATGTAAGAGAAAAATTAAAATATGATTTTTTCTATATTGAAAGTTTAACCCTCAATCTTGACATTAAAATTCTGCTGAATACTGCTTGGGTTATGCTTTCAGGCAAAGGTAGATGATAGATACGTCTACGGTTGGAAATATATCCAATCTGCTCTACTTTCTTTTCTCTTAAAACACCCAATTAACCATGATACCTATTTCTATTCTACGGGATAACCCCGACGCAGTTAAAAAGAGCCTCGAATCCAAAGGTGCTAAGATTAACTTAGAATTGATTCTTAAATTGGATCAAGATCTTCGATCTATTATTACAAAACTGGATGGACTTAGAGCAAAAAAAAATAAAGTTTCGGAAACCATAGCAGAATTAAAACGAAATGGTGAAAATCCTGAGGAAGACATTCAAGCCATGCAAACGCTTGGAACCAAAATTGATCATCTAGAATCTTCCCTTCAAGAAATAAAAAGCGAACTCAACACTCAACTAATAGACATCCCCAATTTACCTGATGAAACTGTACCCATAGGAAAAGATCCAAGTCAAAACCGAGTTGTGCGAGAGTGGGGTAAGAAACCGGATCCGGATAAAAAATACCAAACCCATCTAGAAATTGGGAAAAATTTAAATATCCTTGATATGGATAGAGGTGCAAAAATTTCAGGATCTGGATTTCCTCTTTATTTGGGCGAAGGTGCACGATTAGAAAGAACATTAATCAATTTCATGCTAGACCATCATGAGTCGTCAGGTTATACTGAGGTGTTTCCTCCTTTCTTGACCCAATCATCGGCGCCAATGACATGCGGGCAACTTCCCAAATTTGCCGATGATATGTACACAACCGAAGATGGTAACTTATGGCTAATTCCAACAGCCGAAGTCCCTTTGACTAATATTCATAAGGATGAAATTTTGGAGGAAGAGAGTCTTCCGAAATATTATAAAGCATACTCTGCTTGTTTTCGCCGTGAAGCCGGTTCGTACGGTAAAGATACCCGTGGTTTGTTACGGGTACACCAATTTAATAAGGTAGAACTTGTCAAATTTGTGTTACCTGAAACCAGCTATAATGAACTTGAATCCCTCACACTTCAAGCGGAATCTGTTTTGCAGACTCTCAATCTTCATTATAGAGTGGTTGAATTGTGCACAGGAGATCTCAGTTTTTCTGCAGCAAAATGTTATGATATAGAAATTTGGGCACCCGGTGAAAATCGGTGGCTAGAGGTTTCATCCTGTAGCAATTTTGAGTCGTTCCAGGCTCGCCGGGGAAATATCCGCTATAGGCGATCCTCTGATAATAAGGTAGATTATTTACATACATTGAATGGTTCCGGAGTTGCGACTCCCCGACTCATGGTTGCATTGTTGGAGACCTATCAAACTGAGGATGGTACCGTGCAACTTCCTGATGCGCTAATTTCGTACATGGGAAAAGAGGTCATTAGCTAAGTGATCCGCCAAGGTTGGCTTATATTGAATGTCGGTGTATGGACTGGGCTGTTTGGAAGCGTCGGATTAATTGGTTCCCTATTTGAAAAAAATAAAGGCGGTTTTATGGGGCATGTTGCCAGATGGTGGGGAAAAACGATTATGATGGTCTCCCGTATTCATTATTCTACAAGGGGTTTATCCCATATTCAGCTAGATCAAGAATACATTTTTGCAGGCAATCACGAATCGTCCTTAGATATTCCCTTAGCCTTTGCAGTTATCCCGAAAACATTAGTTCCAGTTTCTAAAATCGAATTAAGAAAAATTCCAATCATGGGTTGGGGAATGACAATGGCGGGTCATATTTTTGTGGACAGAAAAAACAGAAAAAAATCTATGGAATCTATCCGGGAAGCACAGGCATCTCTCATAACTTTTCCGAGGTCTGTTCTCATTTTCCCGGAGGGGACCCGATCGGTTGATGGGGAGTTAAAACAGTTTAAAGGAGGCGGTCTTATGTTGGCAATTGGTACAGGGATTCCCGTGATTCCTATGGCATTTTGTGGGACGGCTGATGCGAACAAAAAAGGATCCTACAACATTAAACGAAAACCGGTGGAACTTCGATTTGGCCCACCGATTGATCCTGCACAATTTTCATTTGATACCCGAAAAGAATTTGCCGTAAAAGTTCGGGAATCAGTCCAATCTCTTATAGAGAACGGAACTTAAATTAGATGATGTATTATCCTGTAGAATTACAAAGGTCATTGTGCATTTCTGACTCCGGATTCCAAAGCGAACGATCTTTGGAACAGGCATGGTTTGCTCTATTGCCGGGCACGACAATAATTACATCAACAGGGGATCATTTGACCCTCATTAATCATGGAATATTAAATCGAAATGAAGGTCCGGATGTTTTAAATGCAAGGTTGCTTATTCATGGAAGTATTCAACAAGGGAATGTCGAATTCCATTTAAAAGCGGAAGATTGGTTTTACCATGGGCACCAGCACAATCCGAAATACGATCACATCCTTCTTCATGTATTAGGGAATCAATCAAACGGAATTGCATTGCTTCCGGGTTGTGTTGCAATCTTAGAAGTCCCTCAATCCAAAAAACCAGATTGCACCTTAAGAAATGCAGTAGGCGATCCGGGAAAAGTACTATCAAATTTTGCACAAATTCGATGGTCCGAACTTGTTCAATCCTTTTGCAAAAACCGCAATAACAGCAATGATTGGCGTCGGTTATTGTTGGTTTCGAGCTTCAAAATGCTTGGGAAAGGTGGTAATGAAGATTCATTTGTCTGCCTTGCCAACCGCATTGATTTCGAAATATTCGAACGATTTAAACAATCATATTTTAAAATGCCTTGGAAAGTCCTTGGAATGCGTCCTTCGCATCGCCCGAAAAAACGGGTGGAATTAGCCGAAGCATTGGTTCATTTTATTTCCAAATGGTCTGATGAATATTGGTCTGACCCAAAGCAATATTTTAGGACCATGAAAACGGCTCTTTCGGATGTTTCTGGTAGTGGAATCCGAGCAGAACTGATGGCAAATGTTTTTTTCCCCGCGATGGCGGCAGAGGCGATTTATGAAGGGAAATTTGTAGGTCTATCCTATTGGAAATCCGAATGGATGGTATTAACACTTCCCTATTCTTATGGAAAATATTCCAAACGATTTTCTCATGTGTTGTCTTCAAAACAGCTCAAATCTATTAAGGTGTTACAGGGTTTGAAAAAGATGGATGAGGAATTTTGCCATCCGCGTCATTGTATTGTGTGTCCATTGAAAAAGCATGACTGTTTGGACGCGAGCTGAGGCAAGTTCCCAAGTTCGAGACTGGCAGGAAAGTGGTCTGAAAGTGGTGTTTACAAACGGATGTTTTGATATCCTTCATCAAGGACATTTAACACTTCTAAATCAAGCTTCCAAAGAAGGCGACCGTCTTATCGTTGGGTTAAACAGTGATGCTTCGGTACGTCGATTAAAGGGACCGAATCGTCCAATCAATTCGGATCAGAAACGTTCAGCATCCTTGGATGCATTGGATAGTGTGAATGGAGTGGTGATATTCGAAAAAGATACACCTCTGGGTTTGATTCGGGAACTGAAGCCGGATGTTCTCGTTAAGGGAGGTGATTATACTGAAGAATCAATTGTAGGAGCACAGGATGTTAAAAAGAATGGTGGGAAGATTTTGATTATTCCGCTAGTGGAAGGATTCAGTACCACAAAAATAATAGAAGACACTTTAGATGAAAAGGCTTGACACCCCATGAGGTTCCGTATAACTTCGCCACCCGAAAAGCCTGTAAGTTATTGATGTTACGAATTATATCGATTATCATTGTGTTTTGTCCCATCTTAGATTGGACGCCGGCACAAGATGTTAAAGGATCCGTTGGTTCCAACGGGGTAGGTGCAACTATTTTAACCGCTGTCGCCCAAAAAGCCACTCCCGTAAATGGAATCAATGAAACGGGCAATCGGCTTCCACTTCTTCTCAGAGATGTAAAAGTATTGCTTGCTGAAGCGATGATTGCGGACGTTAATAAGGATACATTAGAGGTTTTGTATTCGTTGGATCGTATTTTTGAATTACTTGCAGAAGCAGATCAATTTGGGGAAATGAGACCTCAAGACCGTGAGGAATTCGATCGCTATGAACAATCGCTGATGGATTTATATACGCATAGATTTGAAACGCTTGAAGTAACAGATGCATCCATTACGGCAGAAAAGCTGAGAAACAATATTACCGAATTTGTGGAACCACTTGAAGTTGAAATGGGTTCTAGTCAATTCACAGTTATTGATGACCGTGATGGACATATTCCTCTTGTACGAAATAAACAAGTTGACCAATTCATTGAGTTTTTCCAGACAAAAGGGAAAAAACAATTTCAGATTTGGCTGAACCGATATATTGAATATGGTGAATTGATTGGCGAAATTCTTCGGGAAGAAGACATGCCGCAAGAACTCATTTTCCTTGCGATGATTGAGTCTGGACTCAATCCTCGTGCTTATTCGAAAGCAAATGCCGCTGGCATTTGGCAATTTATTTATTCCACCGGGAAAAGTTTTGGACTGAAAAGAACTTGGTATGTTGATGAAAGAAGAGATCCGATAAAATCCACGCACGCCGCTGCAGATTTCTTAAAAGGACTGTATCAAGAATTTGATCATTGGTATCTCGCCATGGCAGCGTACAACTGTGGAGAGGGTCGCGTTCGCCGTGCCATTCGTTTGCATCAGACATCTGATTTTTGGCAATTACATTCTCTTCCGCGGGAAACACGAAATTATCTCCCTTATTATTTAGCTGCTGCCATCATTGGAAGGGCGCCGGATCAATATGGTTTTTCATCGAATGCATCTTCGATTAAGCCATTTGAATTTGATCTGGTGAAAATAAATCAAAGTGCAGACCTGACAGTTATTGCTCGCTCTGCCGGAATAAACTTAAAGACATTAAAATTATTTAATCCGGAGCTTAGGCAGTCTGCAACACCATCTGAAGGCTCCTATTCGCTTCGGATTCCAAAAGGTAGAAAGGAAACATTTTTTGCCAATTTTACTGCGTTACCGAATGATCAAAAATTTGCGCAGCAAAATTTGATTCACAAAGTAAAACGCGGGGAAAGTTTATGGACGATTTCCTCTCGGTACAAAGTATCCATCCATGATCTTGCCGCCGTTAACAAAATTAGAAACAGGCATAAAATTCAAATTGGTCAAAAATTAACAGTACCTATTAAAGGCGGAGTAGGAGTGGATGGTGGTCCACCCGGGCATTACAAAGTAGTGTACAAGGTGAAACGCGGAGATACTTTGGGTCAAATAGCAGAAGATTATGGCACTCGAACTAACCACATTCGCCGTTGGAATAATATCAATTATGGTGATTACATTCACCCAAAACAAAAACTTGTATTATGGATCAAAGGATAATTGGATAACCATTTAATTGGAGCAAAAACTATGACAAAACAAAATATTGTTGACGCAGTTTCGGAAGCAACCGGTTTATCAAAAGTTGAAACTGAAGCTGTTATGAACGGTGTAATGGCAACAATCATAGAATCTTTATCTCAGAACCAACGTGTTGAGTTAAGGGGATTTGGAACATTTGGTGTGAAACATAGAATGCCCAAAAAAGCAAGGAATCCCGGCACGGGAGAAGCAATTTATCTCCCCGAAAGACATGTGCCAACTTTTAAGCCGTCCAAACGGATGCGCACCGTTGTTAACCAATCATTAACCCAATAAAAGGACCCCTATATGCCCTGTGGTAAAAAGCGGAAAAAGCGGAAAATGAATACGCATAAGCGAAAAAAACGCCTGCGTTCTAACCGCCATAAGAAAAAGAAAATATAGCCTATTATAAATGCAGGGCGAGGCGACTTATGATTATGGGCTGCCTCCTGGGCGCGTTTCATCTATGGAACCATCCACTGACACCACCCTAAGTGTTTCCGGACTAACGTCCCTTATAAAAGAGACGCTGGATGGCGCATTCCCGGCGCTTTGGGTCTCAGGAGAATTATCCAACTTGAGCCAACCAAGCTCCGGACATCTATATTTTACGCTCAAGGATGAATCTGCTGAAATTCGATGTGCGATGTTTAAGGGAATGAATCAATTCCTTCGATTTAAACCGGAAAATGGAATGCAGATTCTTTTGAATGGAAAACTAACGGTTTATGAGAACCGTGGTACGTATCAACTTATTGCTAAACGGATGGAACCCGCCGGCTTGGGCACATTATATCTTGCGTTTGAAGCTCTCAAAAAATCGCTCACAGAAAAAGGGTGGTTTGATATAGATCTGAAAATTCCGATTCCTGTTTATTCGGAAACAATCGGAATTGTTACCTCTAAAACGGGGGCTGCCCTCCAAGATATGCTAAAAATTTTATTGCGAAGAGCTCCCTACCTGAATATCATTGTCAAACATGCACGTGTTCAGGGAATTGGTGCAGCAGAAAGTATCGCAGAAGGAATTCGGGCATTGGATGCATCAAATCTAACGGATGTTTTAATCGTCGGACGGGGAGGGGGTTCTTTGGAAGATTTATGGGCTTTTAATGAAGAATCCGTTGCCAAAGCAGTTTATGAGTGTACAACCCCAATCATTTCGGCAGTGGGCCACGAAACGGATGCAACTATTTGCGATATGGTCGCCGACCTTCGAGCTCCGACGCCATCTACAGCGGCAGAAGTTGTTGCCAGATCATCAGACGAAATTTTTCAAAAATTGGGAATGATTTCAGCTGATATGAATCGATCTATTGGAAATCGTCTCCGGATATGCTGGCAAGATTTGGATAGGGTTAATAATCGTCAATCTATTGTAGATCCCAAAGTTCAACTTTCACAAAAAATTCAATGGGTAGATTCGATTACGCATCAACTATCCAGACTGTCTCAAGAATGGTTCACTTTATCTATGTCCAAGCTCAATGGCAGGATGCAAGAATTGCATGCCCTAAATCCAGAAGGTATCCTCGAACGAGGGTATGCCATTGCAATGACAGTTCCCGGAAATAAAATTTTAAAACACCCAAATGAATTAAAAGATAACGAACGGTTTGAAGTCCGGCTGGCAGGTGGCAGAATGGCTGCACAGAAAACAGGAAAAAAGACTTCATAACTTTTTGAAGATGTGTAACTTCTACTATGGTTAAACAAAATAAAAAAATTTCCTTTGAAGAATCTTTTACGCGTTTAGATGAAATTGTATCGGCACTTGAACAGGGAAGCGAATCGTTGGAGGATAGCCTTCATTTATTTGAGGAAGGTTTGAAATTAGCAGAATCCCTGAAGGGAAAACTCAAAGATGCGGAACATAGAATTCAAGAACTTGTATCGTCCTCGGATGAAGAACCAACATTGGATAAATTGAATTGATAAAACCAAAAACATTCGGAATCTGGGCGAATACAGATAAGGCCGCTGTTTGGAAGATGCTTCCCGAAATTTTGAATTGGGGAAAAAGCGCCGGTTTGGAAACGTGGCTAACAACCCGAATCCAAAAAAATAAACCGAAATCTGTGTCGTTTGAATGTCCTATTATAGAAACTGCTGAAGATTTTAAAAAGCTGGACTTCATTCTTTCACTTGGGGGTGACGGTACCATGCTATCATTGGCTCGCGCTGTTTTTGACCGTGGAACGCCCATTCTTGGAATCCATCTTGGTGAACTTGGATTTTTAGCGGAAGTGATTGATAAGGATATGTTTCAGCGTCTGGATTTGGTTGCGCAAGGAAAATACCGCATAACCGAGCGGAATGTACTTCAGTGTTCTGTTTCGAATGGCTCTCGATCCCGGACTTTGTTTGCGCTTAACGATTTTGTAATCAACAATGGGCCGTCAGTCCGAATGCTAAATGCCCAACTTGAAGCAGGCGGATTATTTGTGGCCAACTACAAAGCAGATGGACTAATTATTGCTACGCCAACGGGTTCTACAGCGTACTCGCTTGCTGCCGGCGGACCGGTGGTTGTGCCCGGCTTAGACTCGATGGTTGTGTCCCCCATTTGTCCGCATTCTCTCACTTTTCGTCCGATAGTTTTTCCTGCCGGTGAAACGTTATCTATTTCATTCCCGGGCGAAACAACAGATTCCACAATTGACCTTGCTGTTGATGGTCAGATTACCGAATCCCTCGGAAAAGATTCTGCAGTATCAATAAAAGCTGCAGATTATAAAATAAAATTGATTGAATTCGACGATTCCAACTATTTCCACACACTCAGAACGAAAATGGGTTGGGGAAAACGGGGTGAAGGGTAGAAACCCTTTCACACTTATAGTTTTAATTTATATAGTTTCTTTCAAGAATCCATTCCGCTAATTTTTCATAATCTCATATCTCGATGCCTTCTCAACATGCAGTCATTCATGACCACCATCAAACCGGCATCTTCTGCGATCTTTCCGGCATCTTCATTGATGACTCCATCCTGAAGCCATAGCGCTTTGGCACCCATCTCAATTGCTGCTTCTGCAATCGGCAATACGTGTTCCGGCCGGCGGAAAACGTTTACAATATCCACCGGATATGGAATATCTTTAAGAGAAGAAAAACAGGGAATGCCGGCAATTTCACTTTGACCGGGGTTGACAGGAATGATCCGAAAACCATTTTCCTGTAAATACAATGCGACATAATGGCTGGGCCGTTCCGGATTTGGACTCATTCCCACGACTGCGATGGTTTTCAAATCGTAAATTTGTTTGATCGTTTGAGTTTCGTTCATGCTTGAATTTATGGCATATTATTTTCGAAAAAAGTTTTTCATGACATAAGAAATTATTTGAGGATTTTCCTTTAACCGCCGAATAGAATAATCATACCAGTCCGGTCCGAATGGCACGTAAATCCTGACTCTGTGCCCTGCTTCTTTGAGCCGTTCAAGTCGTCCGCTCATGGGAACGCCGTACAGCACCTGAAATTCGTACCGGCTTTGTTCAATTTTATTCTCAAGAATCCAATGTTCAAGAGTATCAATCAATTCCAAATCGTGCGTGGCAATAGCTGCATAGCCTTCGCCGGATAAAATATCCTTTACTGCGTCAGAAAAATGATCCCTGATTTCTTGATGATCTTGATAGGTAATTTCCGGGGATTCTTTGTAAATGCCTTTGCAAATCCGTGCATTGAAGCTGGAAGAATTCAGTAGTTCAATATCATTGGTCGTCCGTTTTAGATATGCTTGAAGCACCACCCCCACGCGGGGATAATCTTGCAGTAATTGTTTATAAATCACGAGCGTGTTGTCTGTGTAAGGGGAATTTTCCATATCAATTCTCAGGAAATTACCGGATGCTTCGGCTCGTTTGATTAAAAATTCCAAATTCTTCATTGCAATGTTTTCGCCGATGCATAGACCAAGATGTGTCAATTTAATGGATAGATTACAATCCAGATGGTCTGCAGAGATTCGTTCATAGAGATGTGCATATGCATTGGTGACAGCACCGGATTCAAGTTCTGATTCTACATGTTCACCAAGAATATCCAACGTAACAGAAAACCCGTTTTCATTTAAATGTTGCACAACTTTCATGGCGTCATCTTCGGTTTCGCCCGCGACATATGGTTTAGAAAAAGGTTTAATCATGACCTTTGGAATCACGGGTAATATTTGAGCGAGGACGAAATTGAGCATAGACATGAGCGGGGAATATAGGAAAATTGTACGGTCTGCTTCAATGAGATTTCCCGAGGGAAAATTCACCAAGTTTGCCTTGACACCTGAAAAGTCAATTCGCTAACTTCGTTGTCTCTTAATAAACCCTTTTCGTCATGTATCGAGATTTTGGAACCATATTTATTTTCGCCCTTTTGGGGATTGTGCTGGTCTATGTGCCACTGCTGATCCAGCGGTTGGTCGCACCCAGCAATCCTACCCCGGATAAACTTTCAACTTACGAATGCGGCGAAGAACCTGAAGGATCGGCCTGGGCTCAGTTTAACATTCGTTTTTACGTTATAGCGCTTATATTTCTCATTTTTGATGTAGAGGTTGTATTCCTATTTCCGTGGGCTGTAGTGTTTGAAGATTTGGGTCTTTTGGCATTTATAGAAATGACAATATTTTTGGGAATTCTCATTGTTGGACTTGCCTACGTTTGGAAAAAGAAGGACTTAGATTGGGTGAAATACCGCGTAAAATACGGTCGCGGAAGATACAGAAATATCATGGAAGACGAACCGGAAGGAGACGCTGTTGGGACTTCTTGAACATAAATTTCAAGATAATGTGGTCGTCGCATCCATGGATAAATTGCTTGGATGGGCTCGGTCAACATCGCCGTGGTTTTTTCAATTTGGGTTGGCCTGCTGTGCAATAGAAATGATGGCAACCGCCGCGAGCCGGTACGACCTCATGCGCATTGGAATGATTCCAAGATCCTCACCGCGGCAAGCCGATGTGATGATTGTCGCCGGAACGGTTACTTTAAAAATGGCGCTTAGAGTCAAAAAATTATACGAACAAATGGCGGAACCGAAATACGTTATTTCCATGGGAAGTTGTGCTACCAGCGGCGGACCGTATTGGCAATACGGATATCATGTTCTTAAAGGCGTGGATCTTGTCGTTCCGGTT
It encodes:
- a CDS encoding 1-acyl-sn-glycerol-3-phosphate acyltransferase, coding for MIRQGWLILNVGVWTGLFGSVGLIGSLFEKNKGGFMGHVARWWGKTIMMVSRIHYSTRGLSHIQLDQEYIFAGNHESSLDIPLAFAVIPKTLVPVSKIELRKIPIMGWGMTMAGHIFVDRKNRKKSMESIREAQASLITFPRSVLIFPEGTRSVDGELKQFKGGGLMLAIGTGIPVIPMAFCGTADANKKGSYNIKRKPVELRFGPPIDPAQFSFDTRKEFAVKVRESVQSLIENGT
- the serS gene encoding serine--tRNA ligase; the encoded protein is MIPISILRDNPDAVKKSLESKGAKINLELILKLDQDLRSIITKLDGLRAKKNKVSETIAELKRNGENPEEDIQAMQTLGTKIDHLESSLQEIKSELNTQLIDIPNLPDETVPIGKDPSQNRVVREWGKKPDPDKKYQTHLEIGKNLNILDMDRGAKISGSGFPLYLGEGARLERTLINFMLDHHESSGYTEVFPPFLTQSSAPMTCGQLPKFADDMYTTEDGNLWLIPTAEVPLTNIHKDEILEEESLPKYYKAYSACFRREAGSYGKDTRGLLRVHQFNKVELVKFVLPETSYNELESLTLQAESVLQTLNLHYRVVELCTGDLSFSAAKCYDIEIWAPGENRWLEVSSCSNFESFQARRGNIRYRRSSDNKVDYLHTLNGSGVATPRLMVALLETYQTEDGTVQLPDALISYMGKEVIS
- a CDS encoding proline dehydrogenase, coding for MNFPSGNLIEADRTIFLYSPLMSMLNFVLAQILPVIPKVMIKPFSKPYVAGETEDDAMKVVQHLNENGFSVTLDILGEHVESELESGAVTNAYAHLYERISADHLDCNLSIKLTHLGLCIGENIAMKNLEFLIKRAEASGNFLRIDMENSPYTDNTLVIYKQLLQDYPRVGVVLQAYLKRTTNDIELLNSSSFNARICKGIYKESPEITYQDHQEIRDHFSDAVKDILSGEGYAAIATHDLELIDTLEHWILENKIEQSRYEFQVLYGVPMSGRLERLKEAGHRVRIYVPFGPDWYDYSIRRLKENPQIISYVMKNFFRK
- a CDS encoding DUF2851 family protein, with amino-acid sequence MMYYPVELQRSLCISDSGFQSERSLEQAWFALLPGTTIITSTGDHLTLINHGILNRNEGPDVLNARLLIHGSIQQGNVEFHLKAEDWFYHGHQHNPKYDHILLHVLGNQSNGIALLPGCVAILEVPQSKKPDCTLRNAVGDPGKVLSNFAQIRWSELVQSFCKNRNNSNDWRRLLLVSSFKMLGKGGNEDSFVCLANRIDFEIFERFKQSYFKMPWKVLGMRPSHRPKKRVELAEALVHFISKWSDEYWSDPKQYFRTMKTALSDVSGSGIRAELMANVFFPAMAAEAIYEGKFVGLSYWKSEWMVLTLPYSYGKYSKRFSHVLSSKQLKSIKVLQGLKKMDEEFCHPRHCIVCPLKKHDCLDAS
- a CDS encoding CoA-binding protein, yielding MNETQTIKQIYDLKTIAVVGMSPNPERPSHYVALYLQENGFRIIPVNPGQSEIAGIPCFSSLKDIPYPVDIVNVFRRPEHVLPIAEAAIEMGAKALWLQDGVINEDAGKIAEDAGLMVVMNDCMLRRHRDMRL
- a CDS encoding NAD(+)/NADH kinase, which translates into the protein MIKPKTFGIWANTDKAAVWKMLPEILNWGKSAGLETWLTTRIQKNKPKSVSFECPIIETAEDFKKLDFILSLGGDGTMLSLARAVFDRGTPILGIHLGELGFLAEVIDKDMFQRLDLVAQGKYRITERNVLQCSVSNGSRSRTLFALNDFVINNGPSVRMLNAQLEAGGLFVANYKADGLIIATPTGSTAYSLAAGGPVVVPGLDSMVVSPICPHSLTFRPIVFPAGETLSISFPGETTDSTIDLAVDGQITESLGKDSAVSIKAADYKIKLIEFDDSNYFHTLRTKMGWGKRGEG
- the xseB gene encoding exodeoxyribonuclease VII small subunit, which encodes MVKQNKKISFEESFTRLDEIVSALEQGSESLEDSLHLFEEGLKLAESLKGKLKDAEHRIQELVSSSDEEPTLDKLN
- the rfaE2 gene encoding D-glycero-beta-D-manno-heptose 1-phosphate adenylyltransferase, whose product is MTVWTRAEASSQVRDWQESGLKVVFTNGCFDILHQGHLTLLNQASKEGDRLIVGLNSDASVRRLKGPNRPINSDQKRSASLDALDSVNGVVIFEKDTPLGLIRELKPDVLVKGGDYTEESIVGAQDVKKNGGKILIIPLVEGFSTTKIIEDTLDEKA
- a CDS encoding sugar transferase — encoded protein: MTSEFVHSLRIRVPKWIISWAFLISDTIAGILAFYIVFLPASQELQLDPMFVVGIFVVITVAWACLFFILGLYKATSDVSRFGEIQRAIIASFSCIVLMIFLQAVQIVTLPYEPAVVLNYWLFFILCFSLVRFSSRSLQKAMIRKGIGLEKMIIVGHNPRGEKVARDIEKHPDFGYDLVGFVQIKEEENTDEFGNVLGTDADLKNIIVKNQIAHVVLAPEKSDHFRLMSLLTQANGVPTSIKIVPDLYEAISGMARTQQLYGLPLIQVNPELETLYNRHGKRLLDLLMAIPAFLLFLPAWVGISMAIAFDSKGTILYKQVRVGKKQKLFTIYKFRSMVQDAETETGPVWAMEGDNRITTVGRWLRRFRFDEIPQLINVIKGEMSLVGPRPERPSIIERLILEYPFYYRRHSVRPGITGWAQIKHPYDQRIEDVREKLKYDFFYIESLTLNLDIKILLNTAWVMLSGKGR
- a CDS encoding integration host factor subunit beta — protein: MTKQNIVDAVSEATGLSKVETEAVMNGVMATIIESLSQNQRVELRGFGTFGVKHRMPKKARNPGTGEAIYLPERHVPTFKPSKRMRTVVNQSLTQ
- the xseA gene encoding exodeoxyribonuclease VII large subunit produces the protein MEPSTDTTLSVSGLTSLIKETLDGAFPALWVSGELSNLSQPSSGHLYFTLKDESAEIRCAMFKGMNQFLRFKPENGMQILLNGKLTVYENRGTYQLIAKRMEPAGLGTLYLAFEALKKSLTEKGWFDIDLKIPIPVYSETIGIVTSKTGAALQDMLKILLRRAPYLNIIVKHARVQGIGAAESIAEGIRALDASNLTDVLIVGRGGGSLEDLWAFNEESVAKAVYECTTPIISAVGHETDATICDMVADLRAPTPSTAAEVVARSSDEIFQKLGMISADMNRSIGNRLRICWQDLDRVNNRQSIVDPKVQLSQKIQWVDSITHQLSRLSQEWFTLSMSKLNGRMQELHALNPEGILERGYAIAMTVPGNKILKHPNELKDNERFEVRLAGGRMAAQKTGKKTS
- a CDS encoding LysM peptidoglycan-binding domain-containing protein is translated as MLRIISIIIVFCPILDWTPAQDVKGSVGSNGVGATILTAVAQKATPVNGINETGNRLPLLLRDVKVLLAEAMIADVNKDTLEVLYSLDRIFELLAEADQFGEMRPQDREEFDRYEQSLMDLYTHRFETLEVTDASITAEKLRNNITEFVEPLEVEMGSSQFTVIDDRDGHIPLVRNKQVDQFIEFFQTKGKKQFQIWLNRYIEYGELIGEILREEDMPQELIFLAMIESGLNPRAYSKANAAGIWQFIYSTGKSFGLKRTWYVDERRDPIKSTHAAADFLKGLYQEFDHWYLAMAAYNCGEGRVRRAIRLHQTSDFWQLHSLPRETRNYLPYYLAAAIIGRAPDQYGFSSNASSIKPFEFDLVKINQSADLTVIARSAGINLKTLKLFNPELRQSATPSEGSYSLRIPKGRKETFFANFTALPNDQKFAQQNLIHKVKRGESLWTISSRYKVSIHDLAAVNKIRNRHKIQIGQKLTVPIKGGVGVDGGPPGHYKVVYKVKRGDTLGQIAEDYGTRTNHIRRWNNINYGDYIHPKQKLVLWIKG